From a region of the Paenibacillus sp. R14(2021) genome:
- a CDS encoding LacI family DNA-binding transcriptional regulator — protein MRKCTRVHYESYAEREEGLIRKKVAELAGVSEATVSRVLSGVGSVKEETARRVIEAAEQLNYVPSSLAQRFALRKSGNLGVILPMLPKVNLFSTYYFSEVLSGIGMTAKQRGYDLLLLFREPDEPRDYANLFRTQKVDGCIILGAQDVPPERAALAELKAGHHPFCLVNQRFDGEAYNTVDADQRKGSYDAVKHLLHQGCKQICFLNGPSVYSNSLDRLQGYRDALEEAGLPFLSERVLLGNYSRKSGYLQAKAVADLIRSGQIDAVIAANDRMAIGLLQGLKELGIRVGEEAALIGCDDSDVVRMTDPPLSSIRVPFFEIGSEAASRLLDRMQDPNPESAASFDAKLPVKLIERASSAAAGTNRT, from the coding sequence ATGCGAAAATGTACGCGTGTACATTATGAGAGTTATGCTGAACGGGAGGAAGGACTTATCCGTAAAAAAGTCGCTGAGCTTGCCGGCGTGTCCGAGGCGACGGTATCGCGCGTGTTGAGCGGCGTCGGCTCGGTGAAGGAAGAAACGGCGAGGCGCGTCATTGAAGCGGCGGAGCAGCTGAATTATGTGCCGAGTTCGCTTGCACAGCGGTTTGCGCTGCGTAAAAGCGGCAATCTTGGCGTCATTCTGCCTATGCTGCCAAAGGTCAACCTGTTCTCGACGTACTATTTCTCAGAAGTGCTCAGCGGGATTGGCATGACGGCCAAACAGCGCGGCTATGATCTGTTGCTGCTCTTCCGCGAACCCGACGAGCCGCGAGACTATGCCAACCTGTTTCGGACGCAGAAGGTGGACGGCTGTATCATTCTGGGTGCGCAAGACGTGCCGCCCGAACGCGCAGCGCTGGCTGAGCTGAAAGCCGGCCATCACCCCTTCTGCCTGGTCAATCAGCGGTTTGACGGTGAAGCCTACAACACGGTGGACGCCGATCAGCGAAAGGGCAGCTATGATGCGGTCAAGCATCTGCTTCATCAGGGCTGCAAGCAAATTTGTTTCTTGAATGGACCTTCCGTCTACTCTAACAGCTTAGATCGGCTTCAAGGATATCGGGATGCGCTTGAGGAGGCAGGCCTTCCGTTCTTGAGCGAACGGGTGCTCCTCGGCAATTACAGCCGCAAGAGCGGCTATTTACAAGCGAAAGCGGTTGCAGATCTGATTCGCAGCGGGCAAATCGATGCGGTGATCGCGGCGAATGACCGGATGGCGATCGGTCTGCTGCAAGGGTTGAAGGAGCTCGGTATCCGAGTCGGCGAGGAAGCGGCGCTCATCGGCTGTGATGATTCCGATGTCGTACGCATGACGGACCCGCCGCTTTCCTCAATCAGAGTGCCGTTCTTTGAAATCGGGTCGGAGGCGGCTTCAAGATTGCTGGATAGGATGCAGGATCCGAATCCGGAGTCCGCTGCGTCCTTCGACGCAAAGCTGCCGGTCAAGCTGATCGAACGCGCTTCCTCTGCAGCCGCAGGAACGAACAGAACCTAA
- a CDS encoding Gfo/Idh/MocA family protein: MSNIRIGMIGYKFMGKAHSNAYRALPMFFPNVKRPQMSVICGRDAAGLEQARAQFGWESAETDWRKLVEREDIDVVDINAPSDAHKEIAIAAAKAGKHIFCEKPLALNLADSVEMLNEAEKAGVKHMVGFNYRFAPAVQLAKKLIEEGRIGQIYHFRGFFLQDWIVDPSFPLVWRLQKEIAGSGSHGDLGAHVIDMARFLVGEFNEVIGMSETFVKERPLPTAMTGLSAKGDKDAPKGSVTVDDATLFLARFANGALGSIEATRFAPGHRCTNSFEINGSKGSIKFDFERVNELEVYFSDDAADVQGFRRVLATDAAHAYSENWWPAGHTIGYEHTFTHEMVEFMNAIAEDRQPIPNFVDGVECQAVLEAVDKSIEERRWVSISELR; the protein is encoded by the coding sequence ATGAGCAATATTCGCATTGGCATGATCGGTTATAAATTCATGGGGAAAGCGCACAGCAACGCCTACCGCGCGCTGCCGATGTTTTTCCCGAACGTCAAACGGCCGCAAATGTCGGTCATCTGCGGCCGCGACGCTGCCGGCTTGGAGCAGGCGCGCGCGCAGTTCGGCTGGGAGAGCGCCGAGACGGATTGGCGGAAGCTGGTCGAGCGCGAGGATATCGATGTCGTCGATATCAATGCGCCTAGCGACGCTCATAAGGAGATTGCCATTGCCGCGGCGAAAGCAGGCAAGCACATTTTCTGCGAGAAGCCGCTGGCGCTGAATCTTGCAGATTCCGTCGAGATGCTGAATGAAGCCGAGAAAGCCGGCGTGAAGCATATGGTTGGTTTCAACTACCGATTTGCACCGGCCGTACAGCTGGCGAAGAAGCTGATCGAGGAGGGCCGCATCGGCCAAATTTATCATTTCCGCGGATTCTTTCTGCAGGACTGGATTGTGGATCCTAGCTTCCCGCTCGTATGGCGACTGCAGAAGGAGATCGCCGGCTCCGGCTCCCATGGCGATTTGGGCGCGCATGTCATCGACATGGCTCGTTTCCTGGTCGGCGAGTTCAACGAGGTGATCGGCATGAGCGAAACGTTCGTGAAAGAACGTCCGCTGCCGACGGCGATGACAGGATTGAGCGCAAAGGGCGACAAAGATGCGCCTAAGGGTTCGGTTACTGTCGATGACGCAACGCTGTTTCTGGCGCGTTTCGCTAACGGTGCGCTTGGCAGCATCGAAGCGACTCGCTTCGCGCCTGGCCACCGCTGCACGAATTCGTTCGAGATCAACGGCAGCAAGGGCAGCATCAAGTTCGATTTCGAGCGCGTTAATGAGCTCGAAGTATACTTCTCGGACGATGCCGCCGACGTGCAGGGCTTCCGCCGCGTGCTGGCTACAGATGCCGCGCATGCGTACAGCGAGAACTGGTGGCCGGCAGGGCATACAATCGGTTACGAGCATACGTTCACGCACGAGATGGTGGAATTCATGAACGCGATCGCCGAGGATCGCCAGCCGATTCCGAATTTCGTGGACGGCGTGGAGTGCCAAGCCGTATTGGAAGCCGTAGATAAATCGATCGAAGAACGCCGCTGGGTTTCCATTTCGGAGCTGCGATAG